The DNA sequence aaaaactggtcaGCTTTGAAAAAGTGTTAAGTTAAATATTGCCTTTAAACTATAAACATCagcttattaaataattaaatgcagggtttattgacttttttaaaaaaacacacacactttttggggtgcctgggtggctcagttggttcagcgtctgatttcagctcaggtcatgatctcacagtttgtgggtttgagccccgcattgggctctgtgctgacagctcagagcctggagcctgccttggattctgtgtctccctttctctctgacccttccctgctcatgctctctctctctctctctctctctctctcaaaagtaaataaaaacattaaaaaaatttttttgaagaaaacaaacactttCAAGCACTTCAGAATCACATTTCCTAAGAACTGACATGCTAACTGTAACTAATTTAGACATATCATTGTAGTAAATTCCCTTAGAGTCCTAAGGGCCATGAAATTATTGGTATAGTATAGTTTCTcatctaccccccaccccctcatgtAATGCAGTAATAGAAGGCTAGCTGATAGGAGCATTTAATGAATTACATCATtctactgctttttaaaagagtaaCATTACTAAGGAAGGCCAACCAATTATGTCAGTATCCTTCTGTGATCCAGTAATTAAACATACCACGGTTCTTCTTTAATCACCAACAGAATTAGTGTCTTGTTTAGtaaatgagcattttaaaatataactgccTTAAGGTAAAAATTTCAGACTTACTCAATGAGTGGTGCTCCATATAGAACAAAAATTACATGAAAGAAGAAACATGACATAAGAAAGTAGATACAGCATTTCAAAAACCTGGTTacctaaaaaagaaatgagaacgATTTAAAGACTCAAGACAATGCGTAGTGGAAATGCTTCCACTTTATCTACAAACACAACTTCTTACCACGTGTGAAACAGTTGAACGCTCTTTCCTTTGGGCAGCCTGAAGTCAGATCCCATGTCTGGTGCACATTCAGGTGCACAGCCCTCCATACAGCTCCACAAAACAGCCTACGAGTCACAACCCGCCCCCCATATTCCACCCACCCAATCAGCACTAGAATCAAAAAGCATTTTTGTTCCTAGGGTATGTACCGAGCTATGGTATTAGCCagtgtttataaaatgtttaggaaCAACAGAACGCTAGGatacaaaacaacaaacacataGTCCTAATTATGTGATACACGAAACATTTGcagaaaatgacaattttttcatttaaaaacaaaatccctaGGAAAATTGTACCAACACTAAATTACTCCCCAAATCATATTCATGTTATTATATGATCTATTTGAAAAAAGACCTGAATGTCTACAAATCAGCATGGGACCTACTTGATTTGGAGCTTAAAAAGATCTAATTATAAAACATATGCTGAGTTTTTTTAATCACAGAGCAGTAAATGCTTTACGTTACCCAAGAGAGCTTAGATATAATATTGGATAACGTTAAGTGAggacttttttaaagtaacagttAGGTGTTACATGctagtaaatatttcagaaaagattCTAACATCTGAAAACTCTAACACTGTTTAGTCAAGGAAGGCCATGTTTAAAACAAAGCAACCACAGAgggtttttatttgtaatttctgaAAAACATATTAAGTTTCTttcagatatgcaaaaaataaatgaaaataaactaaaatgtctTATGAAGTTTAAAGATAAGACTACTACATCATGTATTTATCTTCAATGGTGACTTAAAACATGACTATATAGGTTCACAATGCGATAGAATCTACTGAAGATACCCTAATTCCACAGCTGATGCATGGCAAGGATCTACCGAACATTGTAGGCAGTCTTCCTGCAATAACAGGctactaatttgaaaataaaaaaatcatgtcCTCTTTACTCACTGTAAATAACCCCTTGATGACGTGACTaatactttattctttcattaaaagaaaCACCACATCAATCTAAAAATCAGTTATCAAGAAATAAGCCTTACCTTATATGATAATGAACTTCTTTTAGAGGATGCATTTGGTTTCACTACTAAATATAATACTAGATTGACGGCAGttacaaaaacagaacagatgcACAACCATGTCAAGTGTGTTTCCAATATTGAGAAGTTCTCCAAGAAGAATGATGGAATGAAGATGCTTAGGATAattgaaaatatgcataaaaGATGGGTATACAGTAGTCTCTTGATATCAGTATCTTTCATGGTGTTTTCTTGAGTGGCTatctaatgaaaaacaaattaagaaaagagcAAATGCAATCATGACTTTCTCCATTGTTTAAATGCTCCAATGCCTAAAAGTAAGCATGTACCAACTTTCTATGCACAATAATGTGTTAGTTTCAGAGTATGAGAAGATGCATATGTATAAATGCACATGTAGAGTAATATGGTTCAAAAAGCTCTCAGAACCAAAAAGGGCAAATTTACTAGTatcttaaatatttgtaattggTTTCTGTAAAAGGGTCATGTACTAGGCCCAATTAAGGGATCtggttgtttggttggtttgctttgtttttttttttgtttttttccaaaatatgcaTGGATTAATGATTTACTATCATTAATGTAACCTATGCATTCTAAAAACCCCATGAATACACTTTGGCTAAACtgttggtatttcttttttaaccacTGTGGACCTCTGTCTAACCCTTGCCAGTAGTTCACACCTTCTGGCAAATGACAAATGACACCAAGTGCATACTTGAATACTCAAACGGCAGCCAGTGTAATCAAGAAAGTTCAAAGAACATTATGCTAAACTAAGGCAACCCAATGCTCCAGAAATACCAAAATGACAATGTCTGTTACAGGTACTAGGTTCCAATCAAAACTAGAGTATaaatggaggggggggggaggagtcgactttctctttctataaaatacattatatgtcattatatataataacagAGCTTATACATAGTATTGGCTAATATTAAGTAATGGCTTTATTAATTTAAAGTAATAGTCCACATGTTACCTTGTGGTGAATATTCCAGAAAAACAAGAGGGCAAGTCCAGGCCTTATCCTAACAGCTCTGAGCTGATTCGCACTGTAATTTTCAAAGGCAAATAGTCTACTGATAAGGAAACAGGCTAAGACACTTTAGGAGACAAGTCCAAGGTCCCAAGCTCTCAAGCGCTAGAGCCAGGTTAAAGCCTCCCTCTTTGATATAAAGACATACAAAGAAGGTAAAAAGGGAAAGTTTCTCACAGCTCCTACCCTCCGCGGGccgaggggcggggcagaggatTCGGTATACACCGTCTCAACAGCCACCTCACACTTCCTTGGATATTTTTCTGGGCCATTCTCAGAATCTCAAATGACATGAGCAGATTTGGATCTAATACAGTGAGCAAGTACCCAAACTCAAATGCTTACAGAATCAACGAACgaacaaaaaaggaagaggatggGGCAAGTGTTTGCCCCTCCGGAGAAAGCAGCCCTGGGGTGGACCCTGCGAGCAAGCGAGGGCGCCGCTCGGGAGGCCACCGCCCTGGCCTCCGGGTTCTGACCTGGCCCAGGTCCGCAAGTATTGAGACCGGAGAGAAGGCCTTTCTGGGTGGCTCGCATAGGAGCCTTCGCGGAAATCGCGGCACCCGTCTCTGCAGCCCCACCCCAAACTCGGTCGCTCGGGACTCTGCCCAAACCTCAACAGGCGCGAGTGTGAGCAGCGGGGTGCAAGCTGAGAGGCATAATCAAAGAGCACCGGCGTGGAGACCAGGAGAAATGGAGGGTCACACACAGCAAGTCGGACCCAAAAGAGGGCCGGTCCATCAGGGCAGCCCCTGGGTCACGCCAGAAGGGTGGCGTTCGAACGGACGGGGGCACAGACGCTGGCGGCCACATGGGCAGGTAGTGGGGGAGGCTTGCATCCCTGGCAGGCTCGCGTGCCGGGAGGGTTCGGCTGGGCTTACCTAACTCTCCCGCCCGCGGAAGAGAAGCGGGGGTTACTACCTCCCACCATCAGGTACGACCGACCGCCCCGACCTTCGCGCATGCGCAGACCTGTGGGGCGGAGACCCAAGACTGAACAGCCAATTGCAGAAGTAGAGGGGCGGGCAATGGGAGCAGCCTCGCCTTCCCGCTGGCGTTTAATTCCTCCCGCTGCTTTTCAGGTGTGGGATGGGCGGGGCGGAGGGCGGAGAGGCCGGAAGTGGGTTTTCGTAACCCGGAAGGGGAATCTTTTCCTGGTTGTTGTGTTGATATTTTCAAGCTGCTGCTGTTTCTGTGGCCAAGGGAACCGTCGGGAAGGATGGTGTGCGAAAAATGTGAGTTAAGAGGCTGCATCAAGtcctttgccttttgtttctttttctttaggccACAGTTCTCAGGTTCCAGCCTGTCCTAGCCTTTTTGTCCATTCCTGTCCCTCCTCAACGACCGTATAGTCGTTTTGCGTTCAGAGTAGTCTCGGTTTTGTACTTATTTGCgtatttcctttgctttcccCGCCAACCCGGTATCTCATCCCATACAGCTCTTGACTGGCTTCTTCGCCTTGCAGACCTTAAGGGTTGGAATGGATCTTAAAAGTCCTcgagttgccagatttagcagacatttaaaaagaggaataCTTTTTCCCCCCTAGAAGTATGTCCCATGCCATATTTGAGACTTGTCTTTGCTTGCTCTTCCTTACTACCGAAAGCTACCGAAAGTAATTTTGGCCGACTTTTAGTACATGACAGTACTAAAACACCATTCGTTGTTTTGAAACTTAAAATTCACAGGGCATCATATATTTCAACTAGCAACCCTAAGTTGGCATCCTATCCAATGGCTTAGATACTTGCATGAATACCTGTGGTATTGAGGCAAGGTTCAGAAAGTCTCGCCACCTTCAAAGCAGTCTATGTAGACATCACTAACTTTTAGAAAAGACTTTCCTCCTTGTAGTCGCTATCTGGGGATTCTAAAGCAAACCCTTAAGGTTTCTAGAaagtttcttatgattttttgATGTCACAGACTGTCTATACGTTTTACAACAGCTGTCATATCCCTAAGCCATTTTTTCCACGGGCTAGGTATCTGGCTCTTCTAGGCAAGGTTTCAAGTCCTCGGATCTGTGTTAACATTAACATGATCAATTTTGTTTCTATCCCCCCCAGTAGATAAAACTTTGAACATAGGCACCCATGAGTTTGAATCACAGTTTTTACATTAGGTAAAAGAATAACTAATACCTAATATTTCTTGGCCCCAGCtcctcacctgaaaaatgagaataacacATAATTTATGGGTTTTCATGAGATAATGTAGGTaaagtggtatatatattcaaatacgCTGATATAAAAGTGCCTTCGTGTATTCTCAAAAACTGGTTATTTCTGTCATAACTCCCAGTTTGTGGCACTGAGAATTAAACTCTCCTTCATTTGTGAGGGGTAGAGTGgaaataatatttccatttttctatgcTTTATATCATCATCTCacattaagcttttaaaaatttgttgaggggtgcctgggtggcacagtcagttaagtggctcttgattttggcttgggtcatgatctcaccgtttgtgagttcgagccctacattgggctttgtgctgacagtgcagagcctgctagggattctctctctcccctctctctctacccctactttacttgctctctctcacaataaacttaaaaacatgtttttttagttaaaaaaataatttttgcaatGTAATTTACATAggtacaattcacccatttaaaatgtatcattttgttatttttagtatgttcacagggctatgcaaccatcaccatgatcaattttagaaaattttcaccACTCCAAAAAGTATATTAAGCTTTTTGACATTTATGTCCTTTAACTCTATTACATCCTGTACTTAagcagtttttttggttttgcttgtttgAGTAAATATAGCTTACACATATTTAGATTATGCACCTTCTGTGATACCTTTTCTCTCATGTAATGTAGTTCTAAACATAAAATTTTGGCCTTCTATGTAATTTGTGTTAATTCTGTACATTTTAGCTTTAGAGGACAGGTATTCTGCCTGGTTTAATTTGTTTGATGTGCTTTACACTTTAAGGGCTTTTTCCCCAGGGAAATTGAAGATACTGGGCAAATTGTAAGAGTTAATTTCCTAAGGTACATAAAAATTTTGAGAACCCAGGACATGATgtggtattaaaataaatacacatagtTGGTTCTGGGACATGATATGTGTTATAAAAGGCCATTTGCTTTTCTACTTCTCTGCATGTCTGAAAGTCCAACTCTGtgtatttctttgtcttcctaCCTTTCTACCTTCTATACCATCTAATtcattcttcaaataaaaatagacttttttgggggcacctgggtggctcagttgggtaagcatctgacttgctcaagggttcaaggcccacatcgggctctgtgctgacagctcagggcctggagcctgcttcggagtctgtgtctccgtctctctctgcccctccctggctcatgctctctctctctctgtctctcaaaaataaatacacgttttttttttaatttttaaatgtactctttttattccatatttcatATCCCCCATCTATCAACTCATTCCACTCATCCTGTAAATAAGCTCATGTCTCTCCTATACATCAAGGTACACTCTCAAGCAACTGCCAAGCCCTCTCTTTGCCTTCACAGTAAATTTTTTGAAAGGCTTGGTTATTTTTGTTGCCTTCATATTTTCGGTTACTTCTTAGTGCTTT is a window from the Suricata suricatta isolate VVHF042 chromosome 4, meerkat_22Aug2017_6uvM2_HiC, whole genome shotgun sequence genome containing:
- the PIGF gene encoding phosphatidylinositol-glycan biosynthesis class F protein isoform X1, coding for MVGGSNPRFSSAGGRVSANQLRAVRIRPGLALLFFWNIHHKIATQENTMKDTDIKRLLYTHLLCIFSIILSIFIPSFFLENFSILETHLTWLCICSVFVTAVNLVLYLVVKPNASSKRSSLSYKVTRFLKCCIYFLMSCFFFHVIFVLYGAPLIELMLETFLFAVILSTFTTVPCLCLLGPNIKAWLRVFSRNGVTSIWENSLQITTISSFIGTWLGAFPIPLDWERPWQVWPISCTLGATFGYVAGLVISPLWIYWNRKQLTYKNN